A window of the Veillonellaceae bacterium genome harbors these coding sequences:
- the secG gene encoding preprotein translocase subunit SecG, which produces MITGLMILEAIICIALIAVVVLQSGKSAGLSGSIAGGAETMFGGKKKGLDEILSRATMILGTLFAIVTMILAKLMQ; this is translated from the coding sequence TTGATTACAGGACTGATGATTCTTGAAGCTATCATTTGTATTGCCTTAATTGCCGTTGTGGTACTTCAGTCAGGTAAAAGCGCTGGTTTGTCCGGTTCCATCGCCGGTGGGGCGGAAACCATGTTTGGTGGCAAGAAAAAAGGATTGGACGAAATCTTATCCAGAGCAACTATGATTTTAGGAACCTTATTCGCAATCGTAACAATGATTCTAGCTAAGCTGATGCAGTAG